Part of the Geoanaerobacter pelophilus genome, CAACTTCATGGGTGATTTTGTCAAAGGTCCTTTGGCAGAAAGGTTCCCTGAACGCATCAGGCAGGGGATCAACCTCCACCGGAAAATAGACTCGTTTGCCAGCCGTTCAGAGCTGTTTCAGCAGAGCCGGCGTCGTCTTGACCTTCATTACGGCCTGTATCGAGGAGTAATGATTGACCTGTTCTATGATCATTTCCTGGTGGCTGAGTGGGACAACTGGTCGGAAGAATCGTTCGATAGCTATCTAAACCGGAGCAGGGCAATTATAACCAGGCTCAATGACGAGCTCCCGGAGCGGCTGCAACAGGTTGTGCCGATAATCTTCGATGAGCTTCTTCCATCCTATGGCCAGGTGAGCGGCATAGGCAGCGCACTGACCCGGATGTCCAGAAGGTTGAAACGTGCCAACCCGCTTGCCGGCGGTGAGGTGGAGCTGGAGCGGCATTACGAAGCCCTTCGTGCCGATTTCCATGGCTTTATGCCCCAGGTACGAAGCTTTAGCGATGAGATGCTGAACTCAAATCCCGCGATGAACATAATCAGCCCATTGATTGGATAACAGCCTGTTGCCGGATTCCGTATTTTCAAG contains:
- a CDS encoding ACP phosphodiesterase gives rise to the protein MNFLFHMLLSGDDDQILVGNFMGDFVKGPLAERFPERIRQGINLHRKIDSFASRSELFQQSRRRLDLHYGLYRGVMIDLFYDHFLVAEWDNWSEESFDSYLNRSRAIITRLNDELPERLQQVVPIIFDELLPSYGQVSGIGSALTRMSRRLKRANPLAGGEVELERHYEALRADFHGFMPQVRSFSDEMLNSNPAMNIISPLIG